In Dioscorea cayenensis subsp. rotundata cultivar TDr96_F1 unplaced genomic scaffold, TDr96_F1_v2_PseudoChromosome.rev07_lg8_w22 25.fasta BLBR01001520.1, whole genome shotgun sequence, the sequence TTCGCCTCATCCTGCTATTGTTTTGAAGATGGAAGATGGAAGCGGCCTTCTTCTTCCTATCATTGTTTGTATGTATTTCTTGCATGAGTTGTCGATTATTATCGTTAGGTTTGGGTTTGCCTCAAGTCTTGAATGCAaccttctttgtttttctgtcATTGCAGTGGAGATGCCAAGTGTGATGCTAATGGCTGCATTGCGAAATGTTCCAATTGTACATCAACTCTCTGTTATTTCAATTTAGTGAACAGTCAATTCTGATTGCAGTATTTACTGGTTTTCATCTTACTTAACGAACCTTATTTTTTTTGCTCAGGCAAGACCAACTGTCTACCAAGTACTAAGTGAAATGGTTGAAAAGATGGGATATGAGGTAATTCAATctgttaaattttaatatgtgGTCATGCTACACTATTTCTTTCCTTGAGTATTATGATTGAACAATGTCCTAGAGCTGCCTTAATATATGAGAGTGATAAAATCTGCTTACGTCTTAGAACTGCCTTAGCATAGCGAATTTTTCCATTTCAGGTGCAGCTGGTTAGAGTAACCAAAAGAGTACATGAGGCATATTTTGCTCAACTCTACCTCACTAAGGTATTTCTTACTTTTCAAAATTGCTACAAATTGACCTTGTATCTGAGCCAAAGGGATCCATGGATGTGACCCTTCGATATTTGCAGGTCGGGAACGAGAAAGAATGCGTCAGCTTTGACCTCCGTCCTTCTGATGCAATTAATGTGGCTGTGAGATGCAAGGTATTTCCCATCCTtggctttttttaattatagcaTATGATATCTGGATATAGTTCATATACGTCCTCCAGACACTGTCAAGTTTCAAGCATTGTTtacattgctctatatttgaaCAATTTTTTGTTCACCAGTGTGTTTgcactattattttttattttgaggtaTTTGCTGGTGTTCTTTGGAAGGTGATTGTTTGCAATGGTGAATCAATTACTAATTGATTGTTGGAACTATTTTGTGCGGGACATAACACATGGacttattttatacttttttgaGGAGCTTTTGGAGGTCTAGTGAGTTATCTTATTATGCAATATGTTGTTGTAAATCTCTTATGTGAAACTTATTTTAAATGTATAGGTGCCCATCCAAGTCAACAAACAGCTTGCTTACAGTGATGGGATGAGAGTTGTTGAACCCGCCCAACAGGTGGTGCAAGTTCCGCTGTCTGAGGGATTTTTAATCACAGAACTTGACAGGTGAACCTTTGGTCTCttatcaatatttaataaaaggTTTGCAGTTTCAAggaacaattatttattatttagaatatGTGAATTCCAGATCACTTCCTAGGTACCTTGGAGTATTTCAATGTATAGACATTGTTGAATATTTGGTTGTTATTTTAAGTTCATAAGAATTGTgatcttttttccttttgtgtATTTCTTCTCCagaaaaattttgatgaaattttctGCATGGTAGGTCCTTCCTCTTTTACCATGTGTGTTATtagtgttttgtattttgtagtTCTTTTTCCCCATTCGCACAATCTCACAATTGCCTTCGCGTTGTGCCATTGGTTATTTAGTTGAAAATTCATAGTGCAGATTTTCCTCGTGGTTCTATATTATTATCCTCCTGATGATAAGTTGTTTCTGATGGCAGGCCCGATGGCCAGTTTTGCATTGAAGCCAAAGAATTTGACCTGGTCCGTAACATGTTAATTGCTGCTGTTGAGGAAAGATACAGAGATGCTGGTATAgtgtttcttttccttttgttttttctttctttgctacAATCACAACTGTCATCAGAGTTCACCAATCCTTACAACACTTGCCCGGACTAGGACTACAAACATAAAGCTTGCTAAACTAAAATGTTCCCTGCTATTAAGGTGATTGAAGCTGCTAATTTATCACATAATAAATGATTTAATCTTATTATAAGCTGCCtacatttatatattacaaGTGCGATCTATTGGGAATTAGACCATCATTATTTTCACAATGTGCTGCTAATCGAGTTCATTGCGTgtgaataaatacaaaattcttTTGATCTCTGTTGCCATTACTTCCCGAAGTTCCTGTTCCTGTTCCTTGCCTTCCCTTTTGCTGCTTCTGCTTCTAAAAAAGGTCTCCACTGTTTATTTGCCGCAGCCCAATGGAGGGACAAGCTCTTCCAACTCCGCGCCAAGAGAAAGAACTGGGCATGACAGGTTCTGATCCGTTATCCTTTTCTTTAACCTCTTCCAACTCCTCAAACTTTTATCGTTGCTCAATGCTCACAGATAATTTCTTTCAATGCAGTTTTTTCGTACAAAGAATGTACATAAAGCAACCCTGGCATGAAAACAAGCAAATAGTATGCTGTATATGAATTTAGTTTACTTCTTGTGAATATTTCTGTATAGACATTCACTATGTTCAGTCTCATGGATCAACTCATGCCACTATATGAACAGTTCCTTGCTACAAACACCATATCATTCAAAGTATGAAGTTATATGTCATTGTCTTTTGATTCTGTGTTTGATTTGTTCCAGCAAATGTTTGGATGATCTGTGTTTGTGACCATGTCTGTCCATGTGCTACCTTTTTTTATATGGAGTAATGTTGTTGGTTGGAACTTTCAATGCTTGTTTTGTAGTTGTTGGCCAGTGGTAATCACAATAAATCTTCAACAACCTTATTAAGTGTGATGACTGCCAACAACGGTGTATGATATacttaaattttgaaaagtCAATACTActagatattttgtttttcctttttaaaggaGAGATTCTGTCgaatttaatattgtttttttctttaaatacttcttaattaaataaagtggaaattgccaaaaaacccttttaagtttgtaaaattgctaaaaacacccgttagtttttgcaGATcctcaaaaacccctccttttaaaagtctatgtttttttcaaaccccaaacccctgtaacggatgtgagcggagtgagtttcaatttttggacgaaaaatACCCTGCATGAGGGGAGTCGTGGTCGCAGCCctatctcggcgatttgagaggaagtgggggtttttcgAGGTGAACTctagaggcaatttattgggcccgtttaattgcttttttctcaactcacgtcttcgacttttccatttcctgcgtctccgaagttgtctctaccgcgaGCCTCcagtaattggcatttcatcgccttttccctttccacccagatctcgaaggagaagtccccccgcgaactagttggcatttcatcgcttgcaatctaaggtattgagtatggttttatgttaactgctcacataaagaaagatttttttcggttttgcttttgtgctccctgctttttgttggaagatatcaagtctcgcaggggatttctactggggttttgttagtctcaggagatttctgctagggtttttgtttttgtttttgcattttcagatgtatacactcatcgaaaatagtttttttcgattgttatgatttgtgtaatatttataacgtACATTTCCCGCTtcgctttgatatggttgcagcttttacaaacgaggtcgacgctttaagaaatgagatgttacagctttaacatttgttgtctctgcttttaagtattctcgcctctgctttaacaaaatgggtctctgcttaacatttttatatctctgcttaataaccgagagtttaccgcttaaaaccttatatttccgcttaaacttttgtcaatactcgCAGGGCTTGTGATTacgggcggtcaacctagttaatgggcgttgctatttgacacccgtTGCcaggagaccttagctgaattgaaagttaacacgaccctcgacactcgggagattattcaaggacaccgctTAGCTGCTCATCGagctggaagccatataccaagagagggtcccttcttgattctcttttgcagcagtacgatggtcgcactcaataaattcgtggatcgggaAAGCTCTGCCGAGTTTTcgcacctcaagatgtggccctcgttctcgTGCTCATGCGATCatggcgacgcagctggtctttcgtaagaagaaaaccagtcggCGTCAAGGGCCTAGATCTATCAAAAGACCTCacgagacacagagactccatcaagagcactcagcgcaacttgttcgactgagggagagaagaagataattttgtcaaactccccgatGGTGTACTCTCATGGGGACAgcccctcttcccaaatacatcatgctcggttccgaatcggatcgctgattacgccgatgatctaccgacccatggggcgacacgcatgggcgcagcgacgcacaagtggcttatggaggatattccacaagcgtccgcccgagcgcaagatagatgcgccggaagAAGCACCAAcacgtggtacattaagggttgctcggtcgcgcttaacgcccTGTTTTACGAAATGAccgaacggggaagaaagtccgcttctgcaagatcccaaggatgctcgcTACAGctgaaagtacttaccgaagcaagcgactgtagaaacgagcttgtcatcgccgatggaaaaagaggtaataaatcatggacaatgtctaacataagtctttaatgtttaaacatttttatttagcgcttaactttagtatttaccgcttaactattattcataaccgctttaaatatttttgttctccgcttaattatattctataacgctttaaatatatagtttttttatagtttaaaatgaatgatctcactgaaaattgtttggtttacatatgttagtttcccgaGATGGTTCCGCtgaacgtcaagaagaaatatttgtctgGGCGCCAACCGACTGGACTGGACgccatcgctcccgaaccactcgCTCAAGGCGTGGACGAGAGGGCGCCTCTATCGCGCTACCGGAcgcctgctctcctacttccaaacCCCACCACGCCgcgacgcattcctcgacgcgagaagccctcccctaccccgcagatcgcaacaaccccctaccacgacaacgatagccccccgaccatggcagcccctccgaccgctGGCACTCCCACCGTGACATCGGGCTAAGATGTCACCGCGAACTCTTTACGCAGTGCACGCCAGATATTGACGACCGAAGTTTCTCGACTTGTCGCCGGTGGAGGCGCTGGAAGGACGTTTCACAAATCGgccgcgccatccctcgaaagaaccgAAGCACCCGGACGTAACGAGGCGCTCGAATttcgacgacgacgacatcatcgggaaggtcattccaaggcggccacattcaagagacttgcgaaaaagaggagaacaatatcgcctcgtctccaccgccgtaccgacgatgaaacaatagcaacaccatcggcgacCGATGTCATATCGAGTCTGCCGCCGCTGATGACATGGCTACGACGCggaggacatcgagatgatgcTGGCCGCTGCCGGCTGAGAAGGTCGCTGACTCTCtctcgatgaaatcgccgaCCCGCTGGAACCGGCCGCCGAGATCatgcatcaaagatggacacaatccctcaaggtcaagaacaagttaagggtgcgTCTCCCAACGATGCCGCTGCTACggccacggctgagaagatcgtcgaatccgctgCTGCCGCTGGGCCGACAAGATCACAGCCCAAGcgagacacaatcccaccacaacaagaaccatgtaaggaagtgttcATGGGTCGATGCCGCCGCCGTCCCCTCAAGATCGGGccgtacacaatcccacaacaagaacaacaatgtaaggacgTGTTCGCAGCTGATGTCGCCGCCATcgtcccccgcatcgaaggaagatgtcgatgaagaccccgaccgagcaacgagagagatgatcaaggccaatcaaaaaaatcGACCGCATTTGcccggaaagctttttattcaagaagaagaaatgggttggcctcgagtcgttttaacaaatacgagcaggagtcgatgaggatcttcctcaaccgcctatggacgggtaagtgtaacgctttttatgatattgtttaaagagtttcttatagtgtttaactattacctaatagtgtttaataccattatgttatcatttaagttttcgcctttaccgcttaattatatataatatcatgtaacaattgataatatcatttaaatatttacaatatggtcttctaatatctcatATCGCTTTAATCCTCAAAGACTCGCTCGCAGGAAGAACGACGTCACGCGACCACACGCCGACAAAGTTATACAcgccgctgaggggaaggagatggtcatcgatgatgtgatggacgctcagatgcataatacaaaagtcgccgagcaaagagccatatccttacaagaagcgcccaTCATCGACCGCTCATGCTGCTTATGCCAAAGCGTGACGACGCACACGACACacattatggctatgatcgggatgCCGCAAGCAacccgcatgaagttcaaattgtcatcctcccgataatcatgaatggccacttccatgtcgtcgtccccggacaatgataaacaagaatacatgcattattcttcatgtcccgggtacgataaggacgcgttgacatggtaagttctttaattacgtccgattaatatcctgcttggtatttaaatcggtattctaatctcgacttgcatatctcgacaatggaatctattcgacctttgtgtcgatatggagttaggcGAGTCGGCGACTAGCAAAGTACCCGCCGCAGACTGCATACGTAAAACCCCAcgcctaaaaacaaggaagcgccgatcgcGCCCGCCTCacgccatgcggtttatcgagcaatcactgcgggtgagaagttacggccaccgcagATGCACGCTCCTTACCTCGGGAtcacggtatgttacccgcgatacttaaggagggagggcacCTGCGTCCCATGATaaaggggtcgtcacaagcgggttaaattgcttttgaataacatgtctcaGTATATCCGATCgccaatttttgttttcaaatgtaaatctgacaaattcaattcattgttttcgtgttcaagaacatgacttgtatatcttaatgtaaatttttgtttgtttttgaattgtaaaagcgggttaaattccattcggttttatttcattgtttaatttacgctgtaattgtgtacatttcactttcattgtttaaatatagtatatatcgctttaaaacatcgcttttaaatatttcaaattacggtgtactcgcttaaaaataacactttctctgcTTAAATGaaatgcacttattgtttaactaaatatggaaagtcgcccatcaatacacaattcaattcattgtttttttgtttttcaagaacatgacttgtatatctcaatgtaaatttttgtttgtttttcaattgtaaggctgttaaatttcattcgggccatttcattgtttaatttacgctagtagttgtgtacatttccgctttcattgtttaaatataccatatatcgcttaaacatcagctgaaatatttcaaattacagcagtatccgcttaaaaataacaatgtctccgtaaatacattcaattcgctataaatacacaatgtttccccgtCATCgctcggtttattaacaatgcctagtcggcgatcGCTTTCATCTGCAAGATCGCCGATCGCGACCGGATCCTCGCAGCggccgcaatgtaactcgcggacatcaaacgccatgactcgatcctcttttcgcctaggccgcccagtcgccttTCTAGTCACaaagcggtcgcaaacgaagctcacgatttccgcccTCAAGGCCTCGCCATcgccgggtatggggaatatagcttccttgtacgccagctttgtaattgtcgacggtgaagtacccgctaataaatcgatgtacgctggtgTCTGCTCGCATTATTGCCGCGCAAGCATGttcgcaagggataccataaacttgccaccttcgacatgaacaagttctcgatggcgagatccacgtgAGTTGTCGATTGGTCGATcactcgtaacgatcatcgacacaacgaccaacacgtaAGATTTCGGCcgtccctcaacaatgatctctaacttcgaatgtatgtctcgggcataagtaggtctcccatttggtcgcttgctcacgcccgttacataacatgcgcatcaactcgaaccccgcaaataaggttaaacaaagacagtgatggttaaataattcatcaacatgtttaaacattattgtaattaaataaacgaaatgattaatatttaaagtcgaaaaagtgtaattaaacaaagattgagaatgtttaaagggtaatactaaatgttaagtgtaaatcaacattcgcagactcttatggagtcgaccattttcgccaccccagaaatgacgagcttccttgatccaagcatcgaacgactccgcgacgctcgaatacatctcaccccaacgatcacctccgaatgataattcgaccaatgtgccatatccgatttattaatcaaccaaacgATGAGCTTCGGTGATACGGCCTCGCAGCTCATTCActagtatcatcgaaatcttttagccgtggatgcccacgcaatgcggaagcatatagaccaaagactcctccctcaacgccttccccaagtccgacattggctttcataaaattggcctccaaatgtcgaagacaagacGCATGTGGcgtaagaagggaagactctcgcaatcgcgctcacaaggccctcgactcgtccgacacgaaggtaattatctcatgataatctccaccctcgtgacaaggcatcgcccaacttagatactgaaccaagtccaattggcatcggtctcgcttgtcgactataccaaggcgacgtggaaaaaccattgttaccatctttccccgTGGCACCCAAGAGTGTACCctcgatatttttccaaggaggcgggtaccatcgagaaacaaagCAGCCGCCCCGCAAGCCCTctcgaatcccacaatacacgctacgaaagaaaaagaatgcacgcttaaaaacgatcaccgccctctccacgatcgcaacgccgccggatttgtctcacccacctttatccacataccaaagcaaacaaatatagccggagatgtcaccgccgccgaggaccaccc encodes:
- the LOC120256590 gene encoding bifunctional nuclease 2-like, with protein sequence MGTLHGRAICPPLVHTKLAGNAVPLLSAPIIKTRMLRSVFIGTKGRCEHVVNGGVGTFFRQPKGKRRVTVYCTFSSSSNDNNGSTAGNFRENDEDYVNSSVIEAVEVRSGSDGFSIKMRDGRNLKCVHNNPQGGHLPDYSPHPAIVLKMEDGSGLLLPIIVLEMPSVMLMAALRNVPIARPTVYQVLSEMVEKMGYEVQLVRVTKRVHEAYFAQLYLTKVGNEKECVSFDLRPSDAINVAVRCKVPIQVNKQLAYSDGMRVVEPAQQVVQVPLSEGFLITELDRPDGQFCIEAKEFDLVRNMLIAAVEERYRDAAQWRDKLFQLRAKRKNWA